The DNA region CTCTTGGATTGGAGTTCGGGAGGTTTGTGTGCATTGCCTATgttaattttctataaatatcTATTGTTTCTAACCAGAAGCTTCCTATGTTTTTATCAGGAACCTTCACAATATATACTGCAGTGTGTGTTTTCACAGCAGGATTTGTTGCCATTTGGGTCCCCGAGACAAAGGGaaaaactcttgaagaaatacaacagtttttcagatgaagtttcctttcgagtagcacttcagctagtgttcactcatgtattcacattcatatttttttttctgaatcaactcaattcatttttgtgctctttggtcttgttaaatatgaaaaataccaaaacagtgtgattttctaatctagcagcatacttgcatttttgttgtaattgattgattataaacaaataaatgaaagagagtGGTTATTATACATTTCAATTAGAGTAGCAGTGGTTTCGGTTCATGACATTTCAAATAGTAAGAGGATCATATAAACAATAAGCATATATCAGTATTtgtattttaatattataaaagcATAAAAAGAACCTTTAGTTGCTCTTGTGAATTATAACAAGCAGTTGTATGCCATTTTCTTCTGATTACCTCTTGTGGCTGCAACATAACCTGAAATGAGAATATGGTCATAGAGACATGTGATGCATGTAAAtgttaaataaccacccactttagagggcgctttccaaaataagcgccctctaaaccctttaaatttccactttagagggcgctttccaataaaagcgtcctctaaacccttaaaggtttccactttagagggcgctttccagtaaaagcgccctctaaacccttaaaagtttccactttagagggcgctttctttaaaaagcgccctctaaagtggcccttaaagggcttaaagagccactttagagagcgctttcaccaggaaaaaaagcgctgtctttacctatgccagcgtCAGATTAGAGGGCcctttaaagcgctgttataggccaaaaaaagcgccctcttttcccttatttggcgtagtgtcCTCTGTGAAGGTCATCAAGACTTAACGAATCTCATGATGTATGTGTTGTCTCTTGAAGAGTGCCACAAATATCTTATTATTGGGTTTTAAGATTGCCTCAGATAATTCTATATGCTTATAGATTTCACTAAATATGATATCGATAGAACTACCTTTTTTAATCATGTCCTTCTTCACATTATGTTCTCCACCCCTACTAAGATGCCCATCTGATTGACTTGTTATATGTCTATTCCTTTGTAATAATTTTTAGAAAATGTAATGGTTGGCAAGATTTTTCCTACATGTATGAGAGGGAACATTGACTTTCATTTTCGAAGGTGGACGTCAATGTTCTTGTGTGAACTTATGAGGTAAATCACTTGAATACGTGATGCAACTTTCACATCATTGGTTTTGATCTACTAGAGCATTGATCAAATCTCACCAATATCTTCTCATACATTTCTTCTTTGTGGAATGGATGTACCTACAAAGTTACTCTAATGTCAAAGTAAAATGAAGTCTATGCAAATAGAAAGTAATGAAATTGATTGGTTGATCATATTTAGGGTGAACTCCTATTTATAGTGTAGTTGATATTTCCAATGAAGAGATTTTGGATATCATTGATGGATAACCATGACTTTATTACTATAACTGACTTTCAAACAGACATTGTCACTATTCTCATTTCAGTTTATTCGGTAAAATTCAAAATGGTATGAGCACGTGAATGCATCTAGATGTGTGATTTGTAACCACATTAGTTTTCAGAGATGGTCCAAGAATACTTTAACATGTTGTATTATCTTGTTACACTGATATGAGCACCTCAATATCCTTATCTTTAAATCTCTCGGTTGAACATCTTCTATTTTTTTAAATCTGAATTTCTttataaataatttataataTATTTAAATTTAGATGCATAAGTCCATTTCTTTATAATGATGCATTtccttttttttataaataatcTTGTAATTTTTTTAAGcaaaaagaaaattaaaataatacaaAAAAAGAGTATACAAAAAGGGGGGCATAGACCAAAATCTCATTATACCAAACATTAACGAAAATATGAAAGGTCTAGCCTATTGCGAACTATATAATCAAAAACAGACACATGAGCTTCATTCCACCAAAGGATGCTTCTATTGTGGAATTTCTTCTGATTTATTCAATACCAGATGCTATTAAAGGTGTTGATGATGGCTGACAGAATAACAACCTTACATTGCTTAGTCCATGACTGATTGCAGACTTCCCAAATCTCTGAAAGATTGACTTGGAATGCATTTTGAATAATGTTAGAAAGTCACTTCCATATGGATTGAGAAAATTTGTAGTGCATAAATAAATGAACAGGTCACGTCTAGAAGGGAACAAGAGCCAACCTCTCCTAGTAAGGATCTCATCAATAGGGACTTTAGAAAGAATCAACTTCCACATAAACATGGACTTAGAGGGAGGAATGCTAGAATCCCAAATCAACTTAGCCCAACAAAAATTGGAACCAAGAAGAGTTTTGAAATAATAAGCATATTTAATAGTTAAAGTGCCAACCTTAGAATGGATCCATCTAAGATCATCAGTACTAGTTGAGCAAGAAATATGTTGCTTTCGATTGGAGATTGACTTTGAACATTATAGAGATAGAGAGCTTGACAGAGTGAAGAATGACCTTGATTCATGAACATAACTGATCAGATAAACCAAATTTGTGCAACACTTGAAGCAAAAAAATCTCAATCCCAAGTATCAAATGCTTTCCTAATATAATTTTGAGTGCAATGTTGCCTCATAAGACTTGCCGTGTAGAAGCAGATTAATGACCTCAGAAGTCAAACAAATACAATCAACAATGAATTTTTTTTACCGTAGAAAAGAAAtatgttatatttttatttttaaatattaatataaCATAATATATATAACATTTTTGATTGATTATATATAGAATGTTATATTTCACGCTATGTCCTATCTTAATCTGTATTTTGTTTAACCTGGTCTTGTTTCCTACCGTTAGTACTTTTCCAGTATCTAACGGaaacttttattttatttctattcCATTATAATTAGCATAGCGCGTATAATGAATCTTGCAACATCAACGGCTGAAATTAAGTCCATCAACCGAACCGCTTCTTTACTTAAACAGTTCACGCGCTTGCGTCCCTATAAATACCTTTAACCTAATTGCTTCCTCTCACACGCTTAACTCTTTTCACATTCCAAATTCAAAAAATCTGAATTAAGAAAATGTCTCATTTGGCTTTTATGTTTGTGGCTGCATTGTTGTTGACCACTACAATGGCTCAATCTCCAGCTTCATCTCCAATCAAATCGAAGTCGCCTAGAAAAGTGATTTCTCCTTCCCCTGCTGCCGTGACTCCGCCACCTGCTTCTTCTCCCGCCACCGGTGGTTCTTCTCCCGAACATTCGCCATCTCCTTCGGCGATCTCTCCTTCTTCCATCTCTGGTCCACCATCTGAAGCACCAGGGCCTGCTTCCAGTGGTGTAGTTTTGAACAGAGTCTCTGTTGCGGTTGGATCTGCGGTTCTGATTTTCGTAGCTGCTTTGATCTTGTAGAGACGGGAATTCTTCTATGCACTTGTCTTTTTATTTAATTAAACTTCTACATattctttgatttgatttgatttattTTGTACTCCCACAGATCTTTTTCTAAGTGATataaacataattttttttttatatctATGTACTATATTTATTGATTTAGCCATTATTTTGTCTGAAAGAGTTAGTTCGTGTTTGGTAATCATATTTTTAAACTGAGTTTAGAAGATGGATTATTTTAATCTtataattagtttttttttttactACTACTGGTCAAACAATATGATCAATTGAAAAATTGATGGACTACCTTTGGATTAATGTTTGGAATAAAGTTGTGTATCAACTCAACTATACCTTCCTTTCTATAGTTATAGTTGAGTTGTGTAACAACTCAACTATACGTGTTCTATAATAAGTTACTCAATTGAGAATCTCACGGGCATTGAGCAAGAAAAATTGATGAGCTGTGATAAGAATTAAGCAAGTTATAAGTATTTAAGTGAaaaaagttttttaaaaaaatatttttgggtgAAAAAAAGGATTTAGTGAGAAAAttattgaaaaaaaaaagaagaaaagcaTGGCCTCTATAATGAGCCCACGCGTTTTTCACGGACATGTTTTATAAGTCGAAGAAAGAGGGGAAAAGGGGTTGGACTACCAAGGCAAGAAAGTGATCTTTATGAGTGATTTTTAGAGCTTTTGGAGGCTATTGAAGGTATTAGAGAGCTTCTTCTTCAAGGATCCTTTATGTTCTCATAATCTACGCGAATGATATTAGATTCCTATTAGGTTAGGTTTTATTTGATGATGAATCTAGTTTTACTTGATTGAGACATATGATAGGATGATGTTAATATAATTGCTCTGAGTCtttgttattattaaattattGAATGTGCGGTTGCATTTTTGTCAAAATTATCCagtcaaaaaatgacacttaaaaaggaatGGATGGAGTAATGAATATTGACTATGGGGTTGTTTATCTGACATACTTTAATTGTTGAACTCGCTAATTGACTAGAGATAGTATAATTAGGACTTGTGACTCAATAATTAACGAACTCTTTTGCATAGTCGGAGAGATCGGGGAATTGCACTTAGGTTAACGAGCTACACGTCAATGGATTGGATGTAGTGGTAGAATTAATTCGTCGTGTAATACTGTGTATTGTTTGCATGTCGATTTGTTAATACATGTTTGAACAATTAAGTATAAATAAGAGATTTTGACAATAAAAAATGGTCGTTTTTCTCATATCATTATAAAAGTTATTCTTGCATTTTCGACCTGAACAATCTAAAAAATCTCATGTTTACTATTTTTAATTACTTCACACAACATGCCTTGTTTTAAGTTTGCAATCCATGTTGagacaaaaaaaaattattactTTAATAACAACAATAATACACTTATTAGTCAATTGTCACAAAAGTTTTGGCGTCGTCGACGGGGATTGTTGATATTTTCAACAAGACATagtgtgtgttttgttttgtttgattttAGTTCTTTTAGTTATTTTAATTTTTGGATATTTTAtcattttgaattttatttttactttgtTATGCATTGAACAATGTTACTAATGTATTATTTTCTATATTTATGCGAGGTTCAAATTCAACGCTTTTACTATTGGATTTAGAGATCAAGAGAACTACACAAGCAATTTGTAAAGCGAAGATAAATGCTTTCTTAGTAGAACAAGAGCAGAAAAAGGAGCCTGAAATTGAAAATCCACCACGTCAGACGTTTGGGGATTACTGCAGGCGTACCGACGTTGATCAAATTTCACGGGGATTCCAACCGACAAACCCAATTACGTTTGATATTAAGAGATATGTGTTGCGGGACCTGAGAGATAATTAGTTCGACGGTTGGGCTATTTGTGATTCTTGGGAACATCTTATCAAGTTCTATGAGACATGATCCATGTGCAAACCATCAAGAGATATCATTGATGATCAAGTGAAATTGTGTTTGTTTGAATTTTTCTTAATTGGTAGAGCTAAAGATGGGTTGTAGTGTATTCCCAACAAGACGATACAAATATGGAAAGAATTAGAAGGGAAGTTCTTGGAAATATACTATTCGAGTGTGCAGTTTGTTGGAGAAAAAAAACTGCAATTATGAATTTTAGTCCGGATGATAGTGAGTCTTTGTCTGATGCATGAGAGTGATTCAAATTGTTTATTCAGAATATTTCTGAATCACAACCTAAGTTCAATGGATCAGTTGTCACATTTTATGAAAGGGTTGACAACTGCCACCATAATGTTTATTGATGCCTCAACTGGAGGTACTTTGAGAGAAAAACCCGATGAAAAAGTTAAGACACTCATTGAAAATATGTATAGAAACGAATACCACTTGAATTAGTGAGTTGTGAAAGGCGAATGTGTGTTAGCTGTTGACATACAAACTGCTCTACTTGCCCAACTGACAACTATCACCAAACATCTAGTTGCTTCTCAAGTTGAACTATGTAGATCCATCatataaaaattataaaattcCTATTATTTTGTTAGTGCACGGTAAAAATATATATCCAATGATAGTGCACGgtaaaaaaaatataaaatataaaatacTTTTAAGAATTTAATGGTAGTGCAcgataaaaaaaattatatatatattcaattaaaatattttaaaatatcaaattatataaataattaaaaatttaTAGACTGACTTAATAAAATACATGATTATCATTGATTGACAGTATAAAAATAATTTAACACCATCTCTTATTGTTAAATGAATACGATGAATCACTAAAAAAATGTCCAATGAAGTGTATATATATACTTTTTCACTttatttgtttttcctttgtttaACATGGTCTTGTTTCCTACCGTTAGCACTTTTTCGATATCTTACGGAAgcctttgtttttgtttttattccATCATTAGAGCGCGTATATTCAACATTGGAAAATGTATACGCTGTATAATTATTAATCATCATTAGTGCACAGTCTCAACATCAACGGCTGAAATTAAGTCCATAAATCGCTTCTTTATTTAAACATAACACGCGCTTACGTTGCTATAAATACCTTTCTACCCTCATCGGTTCATCTCACACACTACTCTTTCCGAATACAAGTACGAACATTCTTTTATTCTCTATTTGTATTTTGAAGAAATCTGAAGAAATAAACAATGTCTCTATTCAATTTGAATATGGCTTTTATGATTGTGGCTGCATTGTTGTTGACCACTGCAATGGCTCAATCTCCCGCTTCATCTCCAATCAAATCGAAATCGCCGAGAAAAGCAATATCTCCGTCACCAGCTGCCGTGACTCAACCACCTGCTACTTCTCCCACCATCGGAGGTTCTTCTCCTGAACAATCGCCATCTCCTTCGGCGATCTCTCCTTCTTCCATCTCTGGTCCACCATCTGAAGCACCAGGACCTGCTTCCACATGTGCCGTTTTGAACAGAGTTTCTGTTGCTGCTGGATCCGCGCTTGGGATTTTTGTAGCTGCTTTGATCTTGTAGAATTCTtctttttatatatatatattatttaattatttaaacTTCCATGTATTCTTTGATTTGATTTATTTTGTTCTACGGTTATTATGAATGATACTTACAAACATGTAATTTTTATATGATTATTGATTGCCTGGAAATTACATGGACTGTTGGATTGGTTATTCCGATTAATAATAGTTAATGAAGAATTTTGCTTTATAATTAGTTATTCTGCTTAATAATtatttattatgaattttaatcTCCACCAAATAACTTCATATGCATAAGCATTTTCGCTAAGTTAAAGTGAGTTTTAAACCATTTATTTTACTTCTCAAAACCTAGAAAACTACTAAAAGTTTGTTTCTGTAATAAAATTAATATAGCAAACAAATAATAGAACAATTGAGACGAAGGAGAGAAAAGGAAGCAGAGAGTTTAtgatattatttttattttgagGGAATACAATAGGTTTAATGTATATTTTAgttttttaattcaatttaatATTTTACTTTAGTTGCTTAACAAATTGAAGTTAAAGATTGACTTGTAATTTTTTATATGCCAATACAATATTAACCTTATTTATGAACATCCATAATCATTCATTATATATGAGATTTTATATAACAACTTTTTTTGAAGATCAAGAGTGAATAAGAATTTTGGAGAAATATGTTTTATTCGATCTTCTTTAATATAACCATTTTTCAATTTAACAATGTATGTAATATTATCTTTATCTTCATATATGGTTGTTGTATTTCTTTTTCTAGAAGTCAAAAGTCTTTTGTGTGTGTTGAATTTGAAATCTCAATCATTCGTAGGTCTCCATGAAATAGTTACCATAAGTAAACAAAGAATATGTGCGATCTACCGTTACGAAGATTTGATAAGTAACTTATTTATGTATAACATGTTAATTATAATTTGAATACTTTGGAATAAAACAAACTAATGTCCATTTACCCTTAAGATAACGAAATATATGTTTAACTCTGTTCAAATGTCTTCGTGAAGGTGAAGAATTATATCTTGCTAGTAGAGTTATGGAGATTAACATATCATATTGTCTATAATTCAAAAGATAGATTAGTGCTTGAATTACACTAGGATATGGTACTTCAAGACCAATTAGTTTTTCATCCTCTTCTCGAGGTCTAAAATAATCGTTGGTACATCTCATGATATAACATCACATAGGTAGATAATATACAGGATTTTTCATATAGgaatattttaatattttttctatATACAAGATTTTCTCATATAGAAACGTTTTAACACTTCTTATATATAACCTTCTTGGTGTATAAAAGTTTCATTGCTTAAATGTTCATTTAGCAATCACTTTTTCTTTCTGAAGTCCTTCATCTCAAAGAATTTCTTTAAACAATTTATAACTTTTGGAATCTCTTCATGATTTTCAATATTTTTATGTCATCTACATAGATAATAAAAATACAAGGACATATGGACTTATTTGTATATATCTCTCTTAGCAAATATTCTCTGAGACAATTATATCACATGTGTCCATACTGTTTCAATCCATAAAGAGACTTGTTCAATTTGATGGAGTAGCTTTCTCGAGATCCAAAATTATATATATCTAATATATTAAACCCTTTAGGGAGTTTCAGTAAATGTCACTATCAAGTGAACCGTATAAATAACATGTCACAACATTCATCATGTTCAAATTAAGCCCTTCATGTGCTATAAGGCTAATTAAATATCCAAAGTTAATTGAATCTAATACAAATGGATATATTTTATCAAAATCAATCTTAGGTCTTTGTGAAAATCATTGAGCAACAAATCAAGTTTTATACAATTCTTATTTTACTTTTTCAAACTCATTTATATCACATTGGTTTAACACCTCGAGGTTTTCAAACTACATGTCCAAAATTGAGTCACTTGTAGAGTGAGTTTAATTCTTCTTCAATTGAATATATTCATTTTGGTCAATTCTAACTTTGTCTACAATCTTTGATAGACTTTGGATCATGATCCTCGTTATCATTGATCATTTTTAGTGATATATTGTATACAAAGACATTGTCAATATTGACTTTATTTTTTGTTATCTTAATTTTGGTTCAATCGCATTTCATTCATGACATAATATATCGAGATCCCTTTATTTCATATTTCAAGTACTTAATTAGTTCTTTTGGAACTGAAAAATATGTTTTATCAAAATGCTCTTAGAATTTTCATATCCTCACTCGGGCCATATTTAACTTTTGTTTCTTTTTTAGGTAGATGACTTTTAACATTGAAACCAACTTTCCTACCATGCTTCTAGCACAGTTACAACTAATTTGTAATATTAGATCTTTCTATAGAAGAATCCACTTTCAGTGGAGTATTAACAACTATTATTTTTTTCATAAACTTTGCAAATGAATTATGTTTTGAATCTCGATGATCAAAATgatataataatattttatttcaaattGTTCATTTGAACATCTGGTTCACACATTCAACTGCTTAATCTCTTCCCCTAATATTGAGAAAATTAATTTATCAATTGATAATCAACCTACTGGAATTCAAACAAGTATCCAATTATTGGATCAAAATATATCCTAAAATATGGGATTCATATAAAATACATTTTCTCAACATTCTTTAAAACTCATCTTAGCGTACTATATTGGAGCAATTGAATAATCACAACACATCCAAAAGTTTAATTAGATGATGCGTATTAAGTTATTAACCTAAAACAGTTTGTatgttgtcataccccaaatttgctctcccattttatttttcatataactTATGACTTAAGACTCATTCATGcttcattcatgtgcatcattcattcatgattaatACTTGATAACAAGCATCATAGATTCAAGGTTTATGGTTGATAAAAATCAGGGTTTTGCTTGGAGTTTGTGGTATTACACATCATATGGagagaaaccctaatttatgGATTCTTTGGGACCTTGATTCTTGAAGTCTACACCATGATATTCATATGTGCATCCAAGCTCTAATTCTTGATTTTGCTCCTATGGGATCTCGTGTTTGACCTTGTGTGTATTTGAACTGACTGTTAAATCCTAATTGTGGACTCTTGGCTTGAGATGTATTTGAGGAGCTTTGTGCTTTGTTTGAAATCCTAATTAGGGATAATTGGTGTTTGAGTGCAATGATTAGTTATCTTTTGGATTTGTGATTAATCAAAACCCTAGTTGCAAGATGCTTGAGGCCTTGAAGCTTGGATCTTGGAGTTCAGTCCGTGATAAACCATAGTCCATGGTGCATTGTGATTGGTCTAAAGGCAGACTTACATTCATATTCCATTACATATTATCATTGGTCTCATTTGATCTAAATCATTTCATCTATTTATTCCCTTGATCTTCATTGATCCAAGTTCATTGATTCATTTTGGTTAAGTCATGTCATGACCATTAAAATTCATTATTAGTCATTGGTCCAACTCATCTTTTTCCATTTGGTGGTTTTGAAGTGGGGAAGTTAGTCAAGTTGAAGTCAATTGGTTCATGGTTCATTTGAACATGCATTTTCAATCAGAAAAGTCTATTTCATCATCTTTTTGCAtcaattgacttttggtcaacgATTGACTTTCTCGTCAACCAGTTAACCAAAGTCAACTTACCATGCTTTCATCCCTCAATCACTATGATTTTGTTCTTGTTATCCATCAACCACCTAAGATCCAATCCCATTTAATCCATCCCCCTCTTCAAATCTTGATCATGTTCACGTTTCAAATCTAATGTCATTTTCAAACCATAGTTCATGTTCATGGTCATTTCCTTTTGTTATTTCTATCCAAGAAAACATGATTCACGATTCATTACCATGCCTAAGTCGATTCCTTTTAATCCATGATCTATTTTAAAATAAGTCATCTTCATTTTTTGTTCATGTTTGCATTTTAAACCATTTTGTTCATGTTCATCTTAAACCATTTTTAAAAACCCTTTTTAAGCCATTTCAAAAAAACATTACAATACATAAACCTTTCAAGCCAATTCCACTTCCAAATTCATTCAAGTATATTCTACATAAACCAAATTCCATACATATTCAATCAAGATCTCAATTTCCATCTTCAAACCCATCAAACCAATCATTAATTCAACTTCCAAATTccattccctccatttttcatTCAAACCATACAACATCTTCAATTCAAATTATTTCATTCGATTTCACATTTTCATTCACAAATTCAAATACAACAAACCAACATTCATATTTCAATTTCAAATTATAAAAATTACAACATGTCGAGTTCATATCCCAAAGCCAATTCAATTCCAACCAATGGAAAGTCAGAAATGCTGCTCCAAGGCTTTCAAAGGTTATGATGTGTTTTCCAAGATGCCTATGCTTGAAGATTGAGATCATCTTGCTCATTTAGATTTGCAAACCATTGTCGTCATCATTACATTCACTTAAAGCGAGAGTTCCTAAGAGACGGAAATTGAATACACATAATATGTTTGGcaatattttaaataatatatttcGTGAAGCACTATTGAATCGTTGGAAAGCCCGAGAGGGGCAACTACTGAACCGCTTGGGCCATTTGCATCTAATCTCTTCACATGATGGAGTGACTTGGACATCTCAACCGAGTTACTCCCTCCGTCTCATAAAAATTGTCTCATTTGCACTTTTTCTTTGTCTCAAAATAATTGTCCTTTTATAATATCAATGtatcatttattattatttttccaCTATCATACCCCTATTTATTAACTTTCACTTTATTCAACCACTCTTTTAACTACAATTAATAGGGATATTCTAGTAAATGGTCTTAATTTATCATCAAAACCAACATATCCAATCATTTCCTTAAGAACCATGAATTGTTCAAATAAGACATTTTTTATGAGACAGATGTAGTATCAAATGGCTCCCATATTGCATCTGCTGGAAAAAAAAAAACACTAACCTAACTTAACAACCATCAACATTTTTCAGTATTTCGTAACATTTTGCAGCAACCAACAAACAACCAATTTAACCTTACATAACATTAACAACCATCAATGCGTAACATGCAGATGAAAACTTTCATATCAGTATACCACATCAAGAAGGCAATGCATAATTAACAGAAACAGAGACATCCACAAAACCGATTTCAGCAGCTACTACTAACCATTATTTACAACTAACCACAGATCAATAACTGACAATATTGCTAACAATAACAGAAAAAACCATGCTAACAAAACTCTCATTTAACTGATTTAATTCCAGGCAACCTAACTGACAGGATTCGAGTAATTGAAACTAACTTCTAACTAACAGTTAACAATCCTTCTAACTAACAATTAACAACCTTTAACCCTGTTAACAAACGTTCAATAACTTTTGCACCGAAGGAATTAACAGAATTAACGGATCgaatcacacacacacatatatctatatctatatatatatatatatatatatatatatatatatatatatatatatatatatatatatagcttCCATGCTCACTCTTCGATTGATTCAGTTTTTTATTCAGAAATTCACCTTTCACTCTCTAATTCATTTACGAACTCTCTCCATAATCTCTCACTCACATTCAAATTCTCTCACAAATCCTCATTTTACACAACTCTCAGAACAACAATATAAGCGCAATAGAGTGATGAACGAGAAGAAGAAGGCATGAAGTAGAGGTTGAACAAGGAAGAATGTGTTACCTGAACCTTCTTTTCACGGACGAAGAACCACCGGAGTTGCTCCAGTAGGTAATTCTTTTCCACTTTTTTTCTCCAATCTACAGATATCAACAATGTAGTGCCTCATCTTGGGAGCCAAAGCCCTATGGTTTGATCTTTAGATCATGAGCATCATTTAATTCGTGTTTTAGCATTTAGGGTTCAGAAAAGAAATGACTTCGGTTTAGTTGATTCATTCATAATTGGGGGGAAATTGAGGGTGGATTTAGGACCAGGGTGTGGAAACGAGGAGATTGACGTTTGGTTTTGGTAGTTTAGACTCCGCCACCCCCGTGACGAATTCCGACGCGACGGAGAGAAGCTGAGTCCTATGGAGAGAGAATCACATTTGAACTTTAATTCTGAGTTTTTCTTCAACGCGTGACTCACATGTTTAACGTGTCCATTTCCTGGGCAAATGCGCACATGTCAGTGGCCTTGATGAGTCACCACTCCATTTCGTCAATACTCTTCATTCTATTCAGCATGGCCTATTGTGGCTCTGGACCTTTTGGCCCACAATCATGTTGTATACACCTCCAATTTCATATATACTTCGGACATGGGCCTTTGTTTATGCCCATGCACCTTTGCTGGATGCACCCTTGGGAATGCGTATTTTCTCTTCCTGCACCACATAATCTGGAAACATACCCCCTGTTTGCATcttatttttgtttgtttcttttcttattttgtgGAATATTTTTATGATATTTGTTCATGATAATGA from Lathyrus oleraceus cultivar Zhongwan6 chromosome 1, CAAS_Psat_ZW6_1.0, whole genome shotgun sequence includes:
- the LOC127084242 gene encoding classical arabinogalactan protein 1, which produces MSLFNLNMAFMIVAALLLTTAMAQSPASSPIKSKSPRKAISPSPAAVTQPPATSPTIGGSSPEQSPSPSAISPSSISGPPSEAPGPASTCAVLNRVSVAAGSALGIFVAALIL
- the LOC127084235 gene encoding classical arabinogalactan protein 1, whose protein sequence is MSHLAFMFVAALLLTTTMAQSPASSPIKSKSPRKVISPSPAAVTPPPASSPATGGSSPEHSPSPSAISPSSISGPPSEAPGPASSGVVLNRVSVAVGSAVLIFVAALIL